The Candidatus Cloacimonadota bacterium genome has a segment encoding these proteins:
- a CDS encoding zinc ribbon domain-containing protein yields the protein MPIYDFRCSSCKQRFEVFLTYAEYDHHQTACPSCGSTDLQRVIRKVRVARGDAGRLESLANDSDLDMIDHDPKALGRMMREMKNEVGADDLPGEFDEVVSRLEKGQTPEEIERDLPELGEE from the coding sequence ATGCCGATCTATGATTTTCGTTGTTCCAGTTGCAAGCAGCGTTTTGAAGTGTTCCTCACCTACGCGGAATATGACCACCATCAGACCGCCTGCCCCAGTTGCGGTTCCACTGACCTGCAACGTGTGATCCGTAAGGTGCGCGTCGCGCGCGGAGATGCAGGACGCCTGGAGTCGTTGGCCAACGACAGCGACCTGGATATGATTGACCATGATCCCAAAGCGCTGGGGCGCATGATGCGGGAGATGAAAAACGAGGTAGGGGCAGATGACCTTCCGGGTGAGTTCGATGAGGTGGTCAGCCGGTTGGAAAAAGGGCAAACCCCCGAGGAGATCGAGCGCGATTTACCAGAACTGGGGGAAGAATGA
- a CDS encoding PspC domain-containing protein: protein MDNNTKKLYRSRVDRKIGGVCGGLGEYFGIDPTLVRLLFVLGLLFVGGTLLAYLILLIVIPEEPL, encoded by the coding sequence ATGGATAACAACACAAAAAAGCTTTACCGCTCGAGGGTTGACCGCAAGATTGGCGGGGTCTGCGGCGGGCTGGGCGAATATTTTGGTATTGACCCCACGCTTGTGCGGCTGTTGTTTGTGCTGGGTTTACTCTTTGTGGGCGGCACGCTGCTGGCGTACCTCATCCTGTTGATCGTGATCCCTGAAGAGCCTTTATAA
- a CDS encoding rhomboid family intramembrane serine protease: protein MERFAGSQEEQQPQPPPVGTPVTVRLPVRKPWVTYGLIGITIAVFLLQLLSQSTSHDGVDWPFLLGGKINAYILRGELWRLVTPALLHGSLLHIAFNMYALFSLGSSLERYYGHGRFLVLYIIGSFCGNSLSFLLSPNPSLGASTAVFGLVAAEGVFIYRNRRLFGSRARAMLSNLVLIVVVNLLIGLQPGIDNWGHLGGLAGGALFAWMAGPLLLVQQTSTGYELQDSRLSGGLLWGILLSAGLFSAMVISRFITGD, encoded by the coding sequence ATGGAACGCTTCGCGGGCTCTCAGGAAGAACAGCAGCCTCAGCCACCGCCGGTGGGGACGCCTGTTACAGTAAGGCTGCCGGTTAGAAAACCATGGGTGACCTATGGGCTCATTGGCATCACGATTGCGGTGTTCCTGTTACAGTTGCTCTCTCAATCCACAAGCCACGACGGCGTTGATTGGCCTTTCCTGCTCGGCGGGAAGATCAATGCCTATATCCTGCGCGGCGAGCTGTGGCGGCTGGTGACCCCCGCGCTGCTGCACGGCAGCCTGCTGCACATCGCTTTTAATATGTACGCCTTGTTCTCGCTGGGCAGTTCATTGGAGCGTTACTACGGCCATGGCAGGTTCCTGGTGCTCTATATCATCGGGTCTTTTTGCGGCAATTCGCTCTCTTTCCTGCTCTCGCCAAACCCTTCGCTGGGCGCTTCAACGGCGGTGTTCGGGCTGGTGGCTGCCGAAGGCGTTTTTATTTACCGCAACAGGAGGTTGTTCGGTTCGCGGGCGCGCGCCATGCTTTCAAACCTGGTGCTGATCGTGGTTGTGAATCTGCTCATCGGATTGCAACCAGGGATTGATAACTGGGGGCACCTGGGCGGGCTGGCTGGAGGGGCGTTGTTTGCCTGGATGGCTGGGCCGCTGCTGCTGGTACAACAAACATCCACCGGTTACGAACTCCAAGATTCCAGGTTGAGCGGCGGCTTACTGTGGGGGATCCTGCTTTCCGCGGGCCTGTTTAGCGCTATGGTGATTAGCAGGTTCATTACCGGAGACTGA
- a CDS encoding ABC transporter ATP-binding protein — translation MEPVIQTHELTKIYQLGEVSVHALAGVSITIDRGEIVAIMGPSGSGKSTLMNLLGCLDRPSSGTYTLDGEEVAQLDDDHLANIRNRKVGFVFQSFNLLPRQSAIENVELPMRYAGVTKEKRERAIAALESVGLADRMHHRPPELSGGQQQRVAIARALVNNPAILMADEPTGNLDSRSGQEIMELLLKLNQNSGTTLIIVTHDQGVASNTQRVIRLKDGLVEGDTP, via the coding sequence ATGGAACCCGTCATTCAAACGCATGAACTGACCAAAATTTACCAGCTTGGCGAAGTGTCCGTGCACGCCCTCGCGGGGGTCAGTATCACCATCGACCGCGGCGAGATCGTCGCCATTATGGGTCCCTCGGGCTCAGGCAAGTCCACGTTGATGAACCTGCTGGGCTGCCTTGACCGACCCAGCAGCGGCACTTACACGCTGGATGGAGAAGAGGTTGCCCAACTGGATGACGACCATCTGGCAAACATCCGCAACCGCAAAGTAGGGTTTGTCTTTCAGAGCTTTAACCTGCTGCCCCGGCAAAGCGCGATCGAAAATGTAGAGCTGCCCATGCGTTACGCGGGGGTGACAAAAGAGAAGCGCGAGCGGGCGATCGCCGCGCTTGAATCGGTTGGCTTGGCTGACCGTATGCACCACCGCCCGCCCGAACTCTCCGGCGGGCAGCAGCAACGCGTGGCCATCGCCAGGGCGCTGGTGAACAACCCCGCCATCTTGATGGCTGACGAGCCTACCGGCAACCTTGATTCTCGTTCCGGTCAGGAGATCATGGAATTGCTGTTGAAATTGAACCAGAATTCAGGCACAACGTTGATCATCGTCACGCACGATCAGGGCGTGGCTTCCAACACTCAGCGTGTCATCCGCTTAAAAGATGGCCTGGTAGAGGGAGATACGCCATGA
- the gmk gene encoding guanylate kinase produces the protein MSSEEVSFDLIHPQPLFIVISGTSGVGKDSVIRGLKQRDLPLHVVITATTRAPRAGEVDGKDYFFFTPDEFKTRQAEGWFAEHAVVYSDLKGIPRHQIEEALASGKDVVARVDVQGARTLRKQYPQAVLIFIVPGSFDEWYQRLTRRGTESADDLRLRVAKAREEVKQIGLFDYVVVNPDGQIEKAVDDVVSIIKTEHMAVKHRRIL, from the coding sequence ATGTCTTCTGAAGAGGTGTCTTTTGACCTAATCCACCCGCAGCCCTTGTTCATCGTTATATCCGGCACTTCAGGGGTCGGTAAAGACAGCGTGATCAGAGGGCTGAAGCAGCGCGACTTACCGCTGCATGTGGTGATCACTGCCACCACACGCGCGCCACGCGCAGGAGAGGTGGATGGGAAGGACTATTTTTTCTTCACCCCAGATGAATTTAAAACCCGGCAAGCCGAAGGCTGGTTCGCCGAGCACGCCGTGGTATATTCTGATCTTAAGGGGATTCCGCGCCATCAAATAGAAGAAGCGTTGGCGAGCGGCAAGGATGTGGTGGCACGCGTGGACGTGCAAGGCGCCAGAACCTTGCGCAAGCAGTATCCGCAGGCCGTGCTGATTTTTATCGTTCCTGGGTCTTTTGATGAATGGTACCAACGGCTAACGCGGCGCGGCACTGAGTCAGCAGATGACCTGCGGCTGCGCGTGGCGAAAGCCCGTGAAGAAGTAAAACAGATCGGGTTGTTCGATTATGTGGTGGTGAACCCGGATGGACAGATCGAAAAGGCGGTGGATGACGTGGTTTCCATTATTAAAACCGAACATATGGCGGTGAAACACCGCCGTATCCTCTGA
- a CDS encoding efflux RND transporter periplasmic adaptor subunit translates to MTKKTILFILLGLAAAGVIAYLVLNTLSARKAAVAELQTVEVTRGELVAIIGATGTVRANQSAVLVWQTSGRVGTIHVKTGEKVAGETILAELVESSLPQNIILAQADLVEAQRALDNLLDSNLSQARAQLSLANAKDAYERAVWSSWHGDTARTTNQNKIDAAQAAVTLARDRVNTAEENYDKVDERDDDDPLKANALSTLANARESLDKAIKDLDYLVQNPNEKEIAISEGKVAVALAEYEDAQREWERLKDGADPNDIAAAKARIAAIKATMALAHISAPFGGTVTEVNIMPGDLVTSGGVAFRLDDLSHLLVDVQVPEVDINRVVVGQPVELTFDAINNQAYQGKVNRVARVGTIESGLVNFKVTVEILNPDEQVLPGMTAGVNIIVSQLEDVLTVPNRAIRLVNNHPVVYILKNNIPTEVSITIGASSDSMSEILSGDLKEGDKVILNPPSSFMDVHFSGRPPF, encoded by the coding sequence TTGACAAAAAAAACCATCCTGTTCATCCTCCTCGGTCTCGCGGCTGCCGGTGTGATTGCCTACCTGGTGCTCAATACCCTCAGCGCCCGCAAAGCTGCCGTCGCCGAACTCCAGACAGTTGAAGTGACCAGGGGTGAACTGGTTGCCATTATCGGAGCCACCGGCACGGTTCGCGCCAACCAGAGCGCGGTGCTCGTCTGGCAAACCAGCGGCCGGGTTGGTACCATTCACGTGAAGACAGGTGAAAAAGTTGCTGGCGAGACCATCCTGGCAGAACTTGTCGAATCCTCACTGCCGCAAAATATCATTTTGGCCCAGGCAGACCTGGTGGAAGCCCAACGCGCACTCGATAACCTGCTGGATTCCAACCTGAGCCAGGCGCGGGCGCAATTAAGCCTGGCCAACGCCAAAGACGCTTACGAACGCGCCGTATGGTCAAGCTGGCATGGAGATACTGCCCGTACCACCAACCAGAATAAGATCGACGCAGCCCAGGCTGCAGTGACCCTGGCTCGCGACCGGGTGAACACCGCTGAGGAAAACTACGACAAAGTGGATGAACGCGATGATGACGACCCGCTGAAGGCCAACGCGCTCAGCACGCTGGCCAACGCGCGTGAAAGCCTGGATAAAGCCATCAAAGACCTCGATTACCTGGTGCAGAACCCCAATGAAAAAGAAATCGCCATATCAGAGGGCAAGGTTGCGGTAGCGCTGGCGGAATATGAAGACGCCCAACGCGAATGGGAACGCCTGAAGGACGGGGCGGACCCCAACGATATCGCCGCGGCCAAGGCTCGTATCGCGGCGATTAAGGCCACCATGGCGCTGGCGCATATTTCCGCCCCCTTTGGCGGCACGGTCACCGAGGTCAATATCATGCCCGGTGACCTGGTTACCAGCGGAGGGGTGGCTTTCAGACTGGATGACCTCTCTCATCTGCTGGTGGACGTGCAGGTTCCCGAGGTGGACATCAACCGTGTCGTGGTCGGTCAGCCTGTTGAGCTGACCTTCGACGCCATTAACAACCAGGCTTACCAGGGCAAGGTGAACCGTGTGGCCCGGGTAGGCACGATTGAATCCGGGCTGGTCAATTTTAAGGTCACGGTCGAGATACTCAACCCTGATGAGCAGGTGCTGCCCGGGATGACCGCTGGGGTGAACATCATCGTCAGCCAGCTGGAAGATGTGTTGACCGTCCCCAACCGCGCAATCCGCCTGGTAAATAACCATCCAGTGGTCTACATCCTGAAGAACAACATCCCCACTGAAGTGAGCATCACCATTGGCGCCTCTTCAGATTCGATGAGCGAAATCCTCTCAGGGGACCTTAAAGAAGGGGATAAGGTCATTCTCAACCCGCCTTCCTCCTTTATGGATGTGCATTTCAGCGGAAGACCGCCTTTCTAA
- a CDS encoding FtsX-like permease family protein yields MNLWQAIVEALESLYSNKLRSFLTILGIVIGVGAVIAMMAVGAGAQETITGSISGIGSNLLFVIRGNPTVELTRIEPLTSEDAEAFLDQFQAPSVAGVAPVVNGSLVVSTAGESTRTTVYGVTPAYQQIRNYGLTEGVFISEEQLLGRSSVALIGPDTAEKLFGRREGLVGETLRIEGQPFRVIGLLETKGGSSFGSQDDLLIIPLSTAQARLIRHPDNRLDMILVQVISPELTTQATEEIAQILRSRHRTRIGQDDFTIFSQDDFVDLAKTITGVLTIFLGGIAGISLLVGGIGIMNIMLVSVTERTREIGLRKALGARKKDILIQFLTESSLLSLFGGIIGIGLGWLISYVVGRIAVANNTPFTPQVSLDAILLATLFSTAVGLFFGLYPANRAANLEPVEALRHE; encoded by the coding sequence ATGAACCTCTGGCAGGCGATCGTGGAGGCGCTTGAAAGCCTGTATTCCAACAAGCTGCGCTCATTTCTGACCATACTGGGAATTGTCATTGGCGTCGGCGCGGTCATCGCTATGATGGCAGTTGGCGCTGGCGCGCAGGAAACCATCACCGGTTCCATCAGCGGCATCGGCAGCAACCTGCTATTCGTGATTCGCGGTAATCCTACTGTAGAGCTCACCCGCATCGAGCCCCTCACCAGTGAAGACGCAGAAGCCTTCCTTGACCAGTTCCAGGCGCCATCCGTAGCGGGTGTGGCGCCTGTGGTAAATGGGTCACTCGTGGTCAGCACGGCTGGTGAATCCACCCGAACGACCGTTTACGGGGTGACCCCTGCCTATCAACAGATAAGAAATTACGGGTTAACAGAAGGCGTTTTTATTTCTGAAGAACAGCTGCTGGGCAGGTCTTCTGTGGCGCTCATCGGTCCAGACACCGCTGAAAAACTCTTCGGGCGGCGTGAAGGGTTGGTCGGCGAAACCCTGCGCATCGAAGGGCAGCCCTTCCGCGTGATAGGTTTATTAGAGACGAAAGGCGGCTCATCTTTCGGCTCACAAGATGACCTGCTCATCATCCCTCTCAGCACCGCGCAGGCGCGCCTCATCCGCCACCCTGATAACCGCCTGGATATGATCCTCGTGCAGGTTATCTCGCCCGAACTGACCACGCAGGCAACTGAAGAGATCGCTCAAATCCTGCGCAGCCGCCACCGTACGCGTATTGGGCAGGATGACTTCACCATTTTTTCGCAAGATGATTTTGTAGACCTGGCCAAGACCATCACCGGTGTGCTCACTATCTTCTTGGGTGGTATTGCCGGCATCTCGCTGCTAGTCGGCGGCATCGGCATTATGAATATAATGCTGGTTTCGGTAACAGAACGCACCCGCGAAATTGGGCTGCGCAAAGCCCTCGGCGCGCGTAAAAAGGATATCCTGATCCAGTTCCTCACTGAATCCTCGTTGTTGAGCCTTTTTGGCGGCATTATCGGCATCGGGCTCGGGTGGCTGATTTCTTATGTGGTCGGGCGTATCGCGGTGGCCAACAACACCCCTTTCACCCCCCAGGTCAGCCTGGATGCCATCCTGCTGGCGACGCTTTTCTCCACCGCGGTGGGATTATTCTTCGGTCTTTATCCGGCAAACCGCGCGGCCAACCTGGAGCCGGTAGAAGCCCTGCGCCACGAATAA